Proteins from a genomic interval of Thunnus maccoyii chromosome 1, fThuMac1.1, whole genome shotgun sequence:
- the paqr5b gene encoding membrane progestin receptor gamma-B, with product MLSLIKLPRVFTINQVPKVFHEDSIISGYRHPRSSATDCILSLFQLTNETLNIWTHFLPTWYFLWKLVTVVLMQTAWQDSFTWPLVIFLLSCCIYPLASSCAHTFSTMSARARHICFFFDYAALSFYSLGSAITYSAYVFPDKWGNSLFHQFYVPIAVFNTVICTALACYSRLGLPFLQYNHDIVKRFPECQSPKFSKVLRVVAFAYPYLFDNIPLFYRVFLCVGEGCTDNDTNILHYYHIALAFLTGFLFATHLPERLAPGSFDYIGHSHQLFHVCGVLGTHFQMKAIEQDMVTRRPWLLKHSIPITFANSVGAALLCVVLNLIIIIVFSLPLLSAPVCQEKKHCKHPRTASSKACARC from the exons ATGCTCAGCCTCATCAAATTACCACGAGTCTTCACCATCAATCAAGTGCCCAAA GTTTTTCATGAGGATAGCATCATCTCGGGCTACCGCCACCCCCGCAGCTCAGCCACTGACTGCATCCTGAGCCTCTTCCAGCTGACCAATGAGACGCTAAATATCTGGACTCACTTTCTGCCAACCTG GTACTTCCTATGGAAACTAGTGACGGTGGTGCTGATGCAGACAGCATGGCAGGACTCCTTCACCTGGCCTCTAGTGATTTTCCTTCTCTCCTGCTGCATTTATCCGCTGGCGTCCAGCTGTGCTCACACCTTTAGCACCATGTCAGCAAGGGCACGCCACATCTGCTTCTTTTTTGACTACGCCGCCCTCAGTTTCTACAGCCTAG GGTCAGCAATCACCTATTCAGCTTATGTTTTCCCGGACAAGTGGGGGAACAGCCTCTTCCACCAGTTCTACGTCCCCATCGCTGTGTTCAACACGGTCATCTGCACCGCCCTGGCCTGCTACTCCAG GCTTGGCTTACCATTTCTGCAATATAATCATGACATCGTAAAGAG ATTCCCTGAGTGCCAGAGTCCAAAGTTCAGCAAAGTTCTCCGTGTCGTTGCATTTGCCTACCCCTACCTGTTCGACAACATTCCTTTGTTCTACAGG GTGTTCCTATGTGTAGGGGAGGGCTGTACAGACAATGATACCAACATCCTCCACTACTACCACATCGCATTGGCTTTCCTCACAGGCTTTCTGTTTGCCACACATTTACCTGAGCGACTGGCACCTGGCAGCTTTGACTACATAG GTCACAGTCATCAACTCTTCCATGTGTGCGGCGTCCTCGGCACCCACTTCCAGATGAAGGCCATTGAGCAGGACATGGTGACGCGACGCCCCTGGCTCCTCAAACACTCCATACCCATCACCTTCGCCAATTCAGTGGGTGCAGCGCTGCTTTGCGTGGTGCTGAATTTGATTATCATCATCGTCTTCAGTctacctctcctctctgctccagtCTGCCAAGAGAAGAAACATTGTAAACATCCAAGGACAGCATCATCCAAGGCCTGCGCCCGCTGCTAA